Proteins encoded together in one Miscanthus floridulus cultivar M001 chromosome 16, ASM1932011v1, whole genome shotgun sequence window:
- the LOC136511975 gene encoding calcium-transporting ATPase 4, endoplasmic reticulum-type-like — MGAIVKTSSGSNALLVKGAVETLLERSSQLQLKDGSVVPLDEKAKKTVLASLHEMSTKALRCLGFAYKEDLAEFATYDGENHPAHKLLLDPANYAAIETDLIFAGLVGLRDPPREEVYDAIEDCRAAGIRVMVITGDNKETAEAICREIGVFSPDEDITFKSLTGKEFMALEDKKALLRGKGGLLFSRAEPRHKQEIVRLLKEDGEVVAMTGDGVNDAPALKLADIGIAMGITGTEVAKEASDMVLADDNFSTIVSAVGEGRSIYNNMKAFIRYMISSNIGEVASIFLTSALGIPEGLIPVQLLWVNLVTDGPPATALGFNPPDKDIMKKPPRRSDDSLITPWILFRYLIIGLYVGIATVGIFVIWYTHGSFMGIDLTGDGHTLVSYSQLSNWGQCSSWDNFTASPFTAGTKTFTFDDPCDYFHTGKVKATTLSLSVLVAIEMFNSLNALSEDSSLLTMPPWVNPWLLVAMSASFGLHFLILYVPVLATVFGIVPLSLNEWLLVLLVALPVVLIDEALKFVGRYTSSPGPKRRSRKQKGE; from the exons ATGGGTGCCATTGTGAAAACCAGTTCAGGAAGCAATGCCCTGCTCGTGAAG GGAGCTGTTGAAACTTTACTTGAACGAAGTAGCCAGCTTCAACTGAAGGATGGTTCCGTGGTGCCATTAGATGAGAAAGCAAAGAAAACTGTCCTGGCAAGCCtccatgagatgtcaaccaaagcTCTGCGCTGCCTCGGTTTTGCATACAAGGAGGATCTAGCAGAATTTGCAACATATGATGGCGAAAACCATCCTGCTCATAAGCTCTTGCTGGATCCGGCCAATTATGCAGCTATTGAGACTGACCTAATATTTGCGGGTCTTGTGGGCCTAAGG GACCCTCCCAGGGAAGAGGTCTATGATGCTATTGAAGATTGCAGAGCTGCAGGCATCCGTGTTATGGTGATAACAGGGGACAACAAAGAAACTGCTGAGGCAATATGCCGTGAAATTGGTGTGTTTTCACCTGATGAGGATATCACCTTCAAGAGCCTTACAGGGAAGGAGTTCATGGCGCTTGAGGACAAGAAGGCGCTGCTACGCGGGAAAGGTGGCCTTCTGTTCTCTAGGGCAGaacctaggcacaaacaagagaTTGTGAGGTTGCTGAAAGAAGATGGGGAGGTTGTCGCCATGACTGGAGATGGAGTCAATGATGCCCCTGCTCTGAAACTGGCTGACATTGGTATAGCTATGGGCATTACTGGAACTGAG GTTGCCAAAGAGGCCTCTGACATGGTGTTGGCTGATGACAATTTCAGCACTATAGTTTCTGCAGTTGGTGAAGGAAGATCTATTTACAACAACATGAAAGCTTTCATAAG ATACATGATTTCCTCAAACATTGGTGAAGTTGCTTCTATTTTCCTAACTTCTGCCTTGGGCATTCCTGAGGGGTTGATACCTGTTCAACTTCTGTGGGTCAATCTTGTCACCGATGGTCCCCCTGCAACTGCTTTAGGTTTCAATCCTCCTGACAAGGACATCATGAAGAAGCCACCTAGGAGGAGCGATGATTCACTGATCACTCCCTGGATTTTGTTCCGCTACCTG ATAATTGGCCTTTATGTTGGGATTGCAACTGTTGGCATCTTTGTCATATGGTACACACATGGGTCTTTCATGGGCATTGACCTTACTGGAGACGGTCACACTCTTGTCAGTTACTCACAGCTTTCAAACTGGGGCCAGTGCTCTTCCTGGGACAACTTCACCGCTTCACCTTTCACCGCTGGAACTAAAACTTTCACATTCGACGACCCATGCGACTACTTCCACACAGGAAAAGTGAAGGCAACAACTCTGTCCCTCTCTGTCCTGGTGGCAATCGAGATGTTCAACTCGCTCAACGCTCTCTCTGAAGACAGCAGCTTGCTCACTATGCCGCCCTGGGTCAACCCATGGCTGCTCGTCGCGATGTCAGCGTCGTTCGGGCTCCACTTCCTGATCCTCTACGTGCCGGTCCTTGCTACAGTGTTTGGCATCGTTCCACTGAGCCTGAACGAGTGGCTGCTGGTTCTGCTGGTCGCTCTCCCGGTGGTGCTCATCGACGAGGCTCTCAAGTTCGTGGGCAGGTATACAAGCTCTCCCGGCCCCAAGAGGCGGTCGAGGAAGCAGAAGGGCGAGTAA